In Dunckerocampus dactyliophorus isolate RoL2022-P2 chromosome 14, RoL_Ddac_1.1, whole genome shotgun sequence, one DNA window encodes the following:
- the nsmce4a gene encoding non-structural maintenance of chromosomes element 4 homolog A codes for MKRLRDCSHEEASQQNGTPDHRSEDREQSNGASSVGSVDLQDGDNDTGFRREIRSKYRDLIDLVQRNREDILSPFNNKLTEVLDEADTLFENVRQTREAALDSKFLVVATDLGQEKACQLVAEGTAFDPAAFAEHLLSFMGLNRLENGNEEQERDQVEGYLPSDAWHRLAQRAESCFSTAPTFHYMMGSFHAEPPPPKQRIERQRKAPGAEAKRIMPTQLKRLEESHQEATEKEVERILACLKSYHQDDPSLPISYYEFVIDPNSFSRTVENIFHTSFLIRDGLAQMCLDSYKLPCIAPVEEVEMEAGRSGRQNQCIISISPRSWKELVDAFDITEAMIPPQNTQTQ; via the exons ATGAAGCGCCTCAGAGACTGTAGTCATGAGGAAGCGTCCCAGCAAAATGGCACTCCAGACCACAGGAGTGAAGACCGAGAGCAGAGCAATGGGGCATCCTCTGTCGGGTCGGTGGACCTCCAAGATGGCGACAATGACACGGGCTTCAGGAGGGAAATAAGGAGCAAGTACAGAGACCTCATCGATTTAGTCCAGC gaaaTAGAGAAGATATACTGAGCCCCTTCAATAATAAACTTACAGAGGTTTTGGACGAGGCAGATACACTTTTTGAAAATG TGCGGCAAACAAGAGAGGCGGCGCTGGATTCTAAATTCCTTGTTGTGGCCACAGACCTGGGGCAGGAGAAGGCCTGCCAGCTGGTTGCTGAGGGCACCGCTTTTGACCCCGCTGCTTTTGCTGAGCATCTG CTGTCCTTCATGGGTCTCAACCGGCTGGAAAATGGGAATGAAGAGCAGGAACGAGATCAAGTCGAAGGCTACCTGCCCAGCGACGCCTGGCACCGATTGGCCCAGAGAGCGGAGAGCTGTTTTAGCACGGCGCCCACCTTCCACTACAT GATGGGTTCATTCCATGCGGAACCACCGCCTCCAAAGCAAAGGATAGAACGACAAAGGAAGGCACCCGGTGCGGAAGCTAAAAGGATCATGCCCACTCAG CTGAAAAGATTGGAAGAGTCCCATCAAGAGGCCACAGAGAAAGAGGTGGAAAGGATCCTGGCCTGCTTGAAGAGTTACCATCAAGATGACC CATCATTGCCAATATCATATTACGAGTTTGTTATTGACCCCAACTCATTTTCACGGACAGTGGAAAACATTTTCCACACGTCTTTTCTCATCAGG GATGGTTTGGCACAGATGTGTCTGGATAGTTACAAGTTGCCTTGTATAG ctCCTGTGGAAGAGGTGGAGATGGAAGCTGGAAGATCAGGCAGACAAAATCAGTGCATTATTTCTATCAGTCCAAGGTCATGGAAG GAGCTTGTAGACGCCTTCGACATCACTGAAGCCATGATTCCGCCTCAAAACACACAGACTCAGTGA